The Nitriliruptor alkaliphilus DSM 45188 genome includes a region encoding these proteins:
- the sucD gene encoding succinate--CoA ligase subunit alpha — protein MSIFIDENTKVVVQGIGSQGTFHAKRNQAYGTQIVAGTHPKKGGSAWEGLDVPVFATVKEAVTEAGANTSMVMVPAPFTKDAIFEAYEAGVQTIVAITEGVPVHDMTEVYDTVVRRGGVRLIGPNCPGLISPGKSNVGIIPADITSPGKVGLVSRSGTLTYQIMHELAQAGIGISTCVGIGGDPIIGTQFLDVIEAFAADPDTEAIAFVGEIGGAEEQKAGAWIRDNIPDTPVVGYIAGFEAPPGKQMGHAGAIVKEGGEGGESAAEKKEILEEYGISVALNPSEAAELMIARLQD, from the coding sequence ATGAGCATCTTCATCGACGAGAACACCAAGGTCGTCGTCCAGGGCATCGGGTCCCAGGGCACCTTCCACGCCAAGCGCAACCAGGCCTACGGCACCCAGATCGTGGCCGGCACCCACCCGAAGAAGGGCGGCTCGGCCTGGGAGGGCCTCGACGTCCCGGTCTTCGCCACGGTGAAGGAAGCCGTGACCGAGGCCGGCGCCAACACCTCGATGGTGATGGTGCCCGCCCCCTTCACCAAGGACGCCATCTTCGAGGCCTACGAGGCGGGCGTGCAGACCATCGTGGCCATCACCGAGGGGGTCCCGGTCCACGACATGACCGAGGTCTACGACACCGTGGTGCGCCGCGGCGGCGTGCGTCTGATCGGCCCGAACTGCCCGGGGTTGATCAGCCCCGGCAAGTCCAACGTCGGCATCATCCCGGCCGACATCACCTCACCGGGCAAGGTCGGCCTCGTGTCCCGCTCGGGCACGCTGACCTACCAGATCATGCACGAACTGGCCCAGGCCGGCATCGGTATCTCCACGTGTGTCGGCATCGGCGGTGACCCGATCATCGGCACCCAGTTCCTCGACGTGATCGAGGCGTTCGCGGCCGACCCCGACACCGAGGCGATCGCCTTCGTCGGCGAGATCGGGGGCGCGGAGGAGCAGAAGGCCGGCGCCTGGATCCGCGACAACATCCCGGACACCCCCGTCGTGGGGTACATCGCCGGTTTCGAGGCGCCTCCCGGCAAGCAGATGGGCCACGCCGGCGCCATCGTCAAGGAGGGCGGCGAGGGCGGCGAGTCCGCCGCCGAGAAGAAGGAGATCCTCGAGGAGTACGGCATCTCGGTCGCGCTCAACCCGTCCGAGGCCGCCGAGCTGATGATCGCTCGCCTCCAGGACTGA
- a CDS encoding SRPBCC family protein translates to MPRTQQVSTVRVIAADRQAIFDVLADPAMHAIIDGSGTVIDVQDGGPARLAEGATFGMSMKVGAAYPILNTVVEFEEGVRIAWRHFHGHRWRYELEDAPEGGTRVTETFDWSTARTKRTLELAGIPRRNLKGMERTLEKLDEVVTGPRSATS, encoded by the coding sequence GTGCCCCGTACCCAGCAGGTGTCCACCGTCCGCGTGATCGCGGCGGACCGGCAGGCGATCTTCGACGTCCTCGCCGACCCGGCCATGCACGCGATCATCGACGGGTCGGGGACGGTGATCGACGTCCAGGACGGTGGACCCGCACGCCTGGCCGAGGGCGCGACGTTCGGGATGTCGATGAAGGTGGGTGCCGCCTACCCGATCCTCAACACCGTGGTCGAGTTCGAGGAGGGCGTGCGCATCGCGTGGCGTCACTTCCACGGCCACCGATGGCGCTACGAGCTCGAGGATGCCCCGGAGGGTGGGACGCGGGTGACCGAGACCTTCGACTGGTCGACGGCGCGGACCAAGCGGACGCTCGAGCTCGCAGGCATCCCGCGCCGCAACCTGAAGGGGATGGAACGTACGCTCGAGAAGCTCGACGAGGTGGTCACCGGACCCCGATCCGCGACCAGCTAG
- a CDS encoding UvrD-helicase domain-containing protein produces MPDDSPLLEGLNPAQREAVQTVEGPLLVVAGAGSGKTRVLTHRIAHLIRDHDVNPFGLLAITFTNKAANEMAERVGQHVGERVAQKMWVTTFHKTGVRILRRDLHRLGYRSGFTIYDSQDSLRLVTQTAKDLGIDERRLPPRGIRDAISRAKDELVDYETYAQRAGGWPEDQIADVYQAYEDRLRKANALDFDDLIVKTVEVLQLFDGVREHYQQRFGHLLIDEYQDTNRTQYHLVQLLTGPDRNVMVVGDPQQGVYGWRGATIQNILDFEHDHPDAKVVVLDRNYRSTQTILDVANAVIASSPVERRAELWTDRELGAPVVRYRAEEEHDEAAFVSEEVEKLVRSGTRDDGSPYTFDDVAVFYRTNAQARVIEDVLLRVGTPYKVVGGVRFYERKEVKDVLAYLRLLVNEDDDVSARRVINTPRRGIGDRTIEAVAWHARREGISFLAAARQAEHVQGLAARAVGAVTAFVQLLDGLRAELDHDLPLTDLLQHVLDRTGYLAELQAERTIEALGRVEVLEELGSVALEFTERGASRGRDDQRREDVTGPEALGDFLESVTLVSDADQLDDADAQGSVTLMTLHTAKGLEYPIVFLVGLEDGVFPHVRSLSDPQQLEEERRLAYVGFTRAQDRLYLTHADHRTLWGGTSYNPPSRFLDDLPEQLIESRGAVRGATASKRVRDREMVELAGAEFRVGDRVIHTKFGPGRITELSGEGERAEATVEFGDAGRKHLVLAYAPLVKA; encoded by the coding sequence GTGCCCGACGACTCACCACTGCTCGAGGGTCTCAACCCCGCCCAGCGCGAGGCGGTCCAGACCGTCGAGGGGCCGCTGTTGGTGGTCGCCGGAGCGGGGTCGGGCAAGACCCGGGTGCTGACCCACCGCATCGCCCACCTGATCCGCGACCACGACGTCAACCCGTTCGGGTTGCTGGCCATCACCTTCACCAACAAGGCCGCCAACGAGATGGCCGAGCGGGTCGGCCAGCACGTCGGTGAGCGGGTCGCCCAGAAGATGTGGGTGACCACGTTCCACAAGACCGGGGTCCGGATCCTGCGGCGTGATCTGCACCGGCTCGGCTACCGCAGCGGGTTCACCATCTACGACAGCCAGGACAGCCTGCGCCTCGTGACCCAGACGGCCAAGGACCTCGGCATCGACGAGCGGCGCCTGCCGCCGCGCGGCATCCGCGACGCGATCAGCCGCGCCAAGGACGAGCTCGTCGACTACGAGACCTACGCGCAGCGCGCCGGCGGCTGGCCCGAGGACCAGATCGCCGACGTCTACCAGGCCTACGAGGACCGGCTGCGGAAGGCCAACGCGCTCGACTTCGACGACCTCATCGTCAAGACCGTCGAGGTGCTGCAGCTGTTCGACGGCGTGCGCGAGCACTACCAGCAGCGCTTCGGGCACCTGCTCATCGACGAGTACCAGGACACCAACCGCACCCAATACCACCTCGTGCAGCTGTTGACCGGGCCGGACCGCAACGTGATGGTCGTCGGTGACCCGCAGCAGGGCGTCTACGGCTGGCGCGGCGCGACGATCCAGAACATCCTCGACTTCGAGCACGACCATCCCGACGCCAAGGTCGTGGTACTCGACCGCAACTACCGCTCGACCCAGACCATCCTCGACGTCGCCAATGCCGTCATCGCCTCGTCCCCGGTCGAGCGTCGCGCCGAGCTGTGGACCGACCGCGAGCTCGGCGCCCCGGTCGTGCGCTACCGGGCCGAGGAGGAGCACGACGAGGCGGCGTTCGTGTCCGAGGAGGTCGAGAAGCTCGTCCGCTCCGGCACCCGCGACGACGGGTCCCCGTACACCTTCGACGACGTCGCGGTCTTCTACCGGACCAACGCCCAGGCCCGCGTCATCGAGGACGTGCTGCTGCGGGTCGGTACCCCCTACAAGGTCGTCGGCGGGGTGCGCTTCTACGAGCGCAAGGAGGTCAAGGACGTCCTGGCCTACCTGCGCCTGCTCGTCAACGAGGACGACGACGTCTCGGCCCGTCGCGTGATCAACACCCCCCGCCGTGGCATCGGCGACCGGACCATCGAGGCGGTCGCCTGGCACGCCCGCCGCGAGGGCATCTCGTTCCTCGCTGCCGCTCGCCAGGCCGAGCACGTCCAGGGCCTGGCTGCCCGCGCCGTCGGAGCGGTCACGGCGTTCGTGCAGCTGCTCGACGGGCTCCGTGCCGAGCTCGATCACGACCTGCCGTTGACCGACCTCCTCCAGCACGTGCTGGACCGCACCGGCTACCTCGCCGAGCTGCAGGCCGAGCGCACCATCGAGGCCCTCGGCCGCGTCGAGGTGCTCGAGGAGCTCGGCTCCGTCGCCCTCGAGTTCACCGAACGGGGAGCATCTCGAGGGCGAGATGACCAGCGTCGCGAGGACGTCACCGGCCCCGAGGCCCTGGGCGACTTCCTCGAGTCCGTCACGCTGGTCAGCGACGCCGACCAGCTCGACGACGCCGATGCCCAGGGCTCGGTCACCCTGATGACCCTGCACACCGCCAAGGGGCTCGAGTACCCCATCGTGTTCCTCGTCGGGCTCGAGGACGGCGTCTTCCCCCACGTGCGCAGCCTGTCGGACCCGCAGCAGCTCGAGGAGGAGCGGCGCCTGGCCTACGTCGGGTTCACCCGCGCGCAGGACCGGCTCTACCTCACCCACGCCGATCACCGCACCCTGTGGGGCGGCACCTCCTACAACCCCCCGTCGAGGTTCCTCGACGACCTCCCCGAGCAGCTGATCGAGTCCCGTGGGGCGGTGCGTGGTGCCACGGCGAGCAAACGGGTCCGTGACCGCGAGATGGTCGAGCTCGCCGGCGCGGAGTTCCGGGTCGGCGACCGCGTGATCCACACCAAGTTCGGGCCGGGACGGATCACCGAGCTGTCGGGCGAGGGGGAGCGGGCCGAGGCGACCGTCGAGTTCGGCGACGCCGGCCGCAAGCACCTCGTGCTCGCCTACGCCCCCCTGGTCAAGGCCTGA
- the sucC gene encoding ADP-forming succinate--CoA ligase subunit beta → MDLVEFQGKQLFGRNGVPVPPPGTACRSVSEVREAARSVFDAGGSAVMVKAQVKTGGRGKAGGVKYCPSLEAAVEAAESIIGLDIKGHLVQVVWVESASDIAEEYYLSVMHDRVSKGELIICSVEGGVEIEEVNRTNPDAVVKRTVAPSEREGGLPRSIALEVVTDAKLPEDVREEAADLLVALFGAYLAEDATLAEINPLIKTEDGRVIALDAKVTLDDNAAFRHDGYEEWKLEGLDADDPLEAEAKSKGIQYVKLDGHVGVLGNGAGLVMATLDVVAQNGGRAANFLDVGGGASADAMAESLGLVLSDPDVKSVFINIFGGITRGEEVAAGIVEATKRLGDFPQKLVVRLDGTNAEEGRAILEEADLDSVISKPTMQEAAAEAVRLASA, encoded by the coding sequence GTGGACCTCGTCGAGTTCCAGGGCAAGCAGCTGTTCGGTCGCAACGGGGTCCCCGTGCCGCCGCCCGGTACCGCCTGCCGCAGCGTCAGCGAGGTCCGCGAGGCCGCGCGATCGGTGTTCGATGCCGGTGGTTCGGCAGTCATGGTCAAGGCGCAGGTCAAGACCGGCGGCCGCGGGAAGGCCGGCGGCGTCAAGTACTGCCCCTCGCTCGAGGCGGCGGTCGAGGCCGCCGAGTCGATCATCGGGCTCGACATCAAGGGCCACCTCGTCCAGGTGGTGTGGGTCGAGTCCGCGTCCGACATCGCCGAGGAGTACTACCTGTCGGTCATGCACGACCGCGTCAGCAAGGGCGAGCTGATCATCTGCTCGGTCGAGGGTGGTGTGGAGATCGAGGAGGTCAACCGCACCAACCCCGACGCCGTGGTCAAGCGCACCGTCGCCCCCTCCGAGCGTGAAGGCGGGCTGCCCCGGTCGATCGCGCTCGAGGTGGTCACCGACGCCAAACTCCCCGAGGACGTGCGCGAGGAGGCGGCCGACCTGCTCGTCGCCCTCTTCGGCGCCTACCTCGCCGAGGACGCGACGCTGGCCGAGATCAACCCGCTCATCAAGACCGAGGACGGCAGGGTCATCGCCCTCGATGCCAAGGTCACCCTCGACGACAACGCCGCGTTCCGCCACGACGGGTACGAGGAGTGGAAGCTCGAGGGCCTCGACGCCGACGACCCGCTCGAAGCCGAGGCGAAGTCCAAGGGCATCCAGTACGTCAAGCTCGACGGTCACGTCGGTGTCCTCGGCAACGGCGCGGGCCTCGTGATGGCCACCCTCGACGTGGTCGCCCAGAACGGTGGTCGGGCCGCGAACTTCCTCGACGTCGGCGGCGGCGCCTCGGCCGACGCGATGGCTGAGTCGCTCGGTCTCGTCCTGTCGGACCCGGACGTCAAGAGCGTCTTCATCAACATCTTCGGCGGCATCACCCGCGGCGAGGAGGTGGCGGCCGGCATCGTGGAGGCCACCAAGCGCCTCGGCGACTTCCCGCAGAAGCTCGTGGTGCGCCTCGACGGGACCAACGCCGAGGAGGGACGGGCCATCCTCGAAGAGGCCGACCTCGACAGCGTGATCTCCAAGCCCACGATGCAGGAGGCCGCGGCCGAGGCCGTCCGCCTCGCCTCCGCCTGA
- a CDS encoding cobalamin B12-binding domain-containing protein codes for MQGGTQMAVRVVVAKPGLDGHDRGAKVVARALRDAGFEVIYTGLHQTPEQIVAAALQEDAQAVGLSIHSGAHLTLFPKVAQLLRDGGADDVVVFGGGIIPAEDIATLKAQGIAEIFTPGTPMKTITDWVTANVAERV; via the coding sequence ATGCAGGGAGGCACGCAGATGGCGGTCCGCGTCGTCGTGGCCAAGCCTGGTCTGGACGGGCACGATCGTGGTGCCAAGGTCGTCGCTCGCGCCCTGCGTGACGCCGGGTTCGAGGTCATCTACACCGGCCTGCACCAGACGCCCGAGCAGATCGTCGCCGCCGCGCTCCAGGAGGACGCCCAGGCCGTCGGCCTCTCGATCCACTCCGGTGCCCACCTGACCCTGTTCCCGAAGGTCGCCCAGTTGCTGCGCGACGGGGGGGCCGACGACGTCGTGGTCTTCGGTGGGGGCATCATCCCCGCCGAGGACATCGCCACGCTCAAAGCTCAGGGCATCGCCGAGATCTTCACCCCCGGCACGCCGATGAAGACCATCACCGACTGGGTCACCGCCAACGTGGCCGAGCGGGTCTGA
- a CDS encoding DUF4870 domain-containing protein: protein MSGPYPDPSDPMSSGPPPPGHGLDGDTRGWAVAAHLSTFVGAWVFLAFIGPLVVWIVGRERHPFVDHHAKEALNFNLTLLLVGAVAVIVGIVGGVLTLGLALIVIIPIGIILAIVLILLWIILPIVAAVKAWDGDGYRYPICIRFVS from the coding sequence GTGTCCGGTCCCTACCCCGACCCCTCCGACCCGATGAGCAGCGGCCCGCCGCCTCCGGGGCACGGCCTGGACGGCGACACGCGCGGCTGGGCGGTCGCGGCCCACCTGTCGACCTTCGTCGGCGCGTGGGTCTTCCTGGCCTTCATCGGACCGCTCGTGGTGTGGATCGTGGGCCGTGAACGCCACCCCTTCGTGGACCACCACGCCAAGGAGGCGCTCAACTTCAACCTCACCCTGCTGCTCGTCGGGGCCGTCGCGGTGATCGTCGGGATCGTCGGCGGGGTGCTGACCCTCGGCCTGGCGCTGATCGTGATCATCCCGATCGGCATCATCCTCGCGATCGTCCTCATCCTGCTGTGGATCATCCTGCCCATCGTCGCGGCGGTGAAGGCCTGGGACGGTGACGGCTACCGCTACCCGATCTGCATCCGCTTCGTGAGCTAG
- a CDS encoding S8 family serine peptidase — MRPLARYSTSSRRSLPRPVPVLGVVALIGPLLGGLTGTVTDTVDAVIDAGVLAEGRALVHVSEDADLAAVADQLAAAGTSIHSTYAAIDVVAVVGDPDALERVAGLDDVEWLERDAPVELLTDTSHTATRGAQLLDGEVTVGGQIVDGSGIGVAVVDSGVDELHPDFAGRIGENVKVLPGGVAIPLPISDTASFGGHGTHVAGTVVGTGAASGGTYRGAATGATVHSVSAGAFISLAFALDGLGWVLDNHDTVSPAIRVVNNSWGSSGEHNPNSAVTRMVNELVDAGVTVVFAAGNSGGDGSSLATSPECTNQTPGVICVAAADDLGQGSRDGGLASFSSRGVDGRPETYPDLSAPGANIVAPCAPTLPICLTGSFGAPNPIYYSSLSGTSMAAPHVAGIAAQVLQVAPDLTPAEVEALLVDTAYDRGLPAFADGAGHVDAVAAVLAATSG; from the coding sequence GTGCGTCCCCTCGCCAGGTACTCGACCTCCTCACGCCGCTCGCTGCCGCGCCCTGTCCCGGTGCTCGGCGTGGTGGCCCTGATCGGACCGCTGCTCGGCGGGCTGACCGGCACCGTCACCGACACCGTCGACGCCGTCATCGACGCGGGCGTGCTCGCGGAGGGTCGCGCGCTCGTCCACGTCTCCGAGGACGCCGATCTCGCCGCAGTCGCCGACCAACTGGCCGCCGCCGGTACCAGCATCCACTCGACGTACGCGGCCATCGACGTGGTCGCCGTCGTGGGTGACCCCGACGCGCTCGAGCGGGTGGCCGGTCTCGATGACGTCGAGTGGTTGGAGCGTGACGCCCCGGTCGAGCTGCTGACCGACACCTCCCACACCGCCACCCGCGGCGCGCAGCTGCTCGACGGTGAGGTGACCGTCGGCGGCCAGATCGTCGACGGGTCGGGCATCGGGGTCGCGGTCGTCGACTCCGGCGTCGACGAGCTCCACCCCGATTTCGCGGGCCGGATCGGCGAGAACGTCAAGGTCCTGCCCGGCGGCGTGGCCATCCCGCTGCCGATCAGCGACACCGCCAGCTTCGGCGGCCACGGGACGCACGTGGCCGGCACCGTCGTCGGGACCGGCGCCGCCTCCGGCGGTACCTACCGCGGCGCGGCCACCGGCGCCACCGTGCACAGCGTCTCGGCGGGCGCCTTCATCTCGCTCGCCTTCGCGCTCGACGGACTCGGCTGGGTCCTCGACAACCACGACACCGTCTCGCCGGCGATCCGCGTGGTCAACAACTCGTGGGGCTCGTCGGGTGAGCACAACCCGAACAGCGCGGTCACGCGGATGGTCAACGAGCTGGTCGACGCGGGCGTGACCGTGGTCTTCGCGGCCGGCAACAGCGGTGGTGACGGATCGTCCCTGGCGACCAGCCCGGAGTGCACCAACCAGACCCCCGGCGTGATCTGCGTCGCGGCTGCCGATGACCTCGGCCAGGGCTCGCGCGACGGCGGCCTCGCCAGCTTCTCCTCGCGCGGCGTCGACGGCCGGCCCGAGACCTACCCGGACCTGTCGGCGCCGGGCGCCAACATCGTCGCCCCGTGCGCACCGACCCTGCCCATCTGCCTCACCGGCTCGTTCGGTGCACCGAACCCGATCTACTACTCCTCCCTGTCGGGCACCTCGATGGCGGCGCCGCACGTCGCCGGCATCGCGGCCCAGGTCCTGCAGGTCGCACCCGACCTGACGCCGGCCGAGGTCGAAGCCCTGCTGGTCGACACCGCCTACGACCGCGGCCTGCCCGCCTTCGCCGACGGTGCTGGCCACGTCGACGCCGTCGCGGCGGTGCTGGCGGCCACCTCTGGCTGA
- a CDS encoding TMEM165/GDT1 family protein — translation MTDLLTAFGLIALAELGDKSQLLALTFATRYRWWQVLTGVGVAALALLGLSAALGGALGAALPQRAIATGGGLLFLAFAAWTAFDADDEVVDGADRRSGRSVIVTVVVAFIVAELGDKTMIGTAALASARDPIAVWLGAAAGMTVASGAAIAVGRLLHRRLPADRLRLVSAVAFAVFGMLLLVEGLRG, via the coding sequence GTGACCGACCTGCTCACCGCCTTCGGTCTGATCGCCCTGGCCGAGCTCGGCGACAAGTCCCAACTGCTCGCCCTGACGTTCGCCACCCGGTACCGGTGGTGGCAGGTGCTGACGGGGGTCGGTGTGGCGGCCCTCGCGCTGCTCGGGCTGTCGGCGGCCCTCGGTGGGGCGCTCGGTGCCGCGCTCCCGCAGCGGGCGATCGCGACGGGCGGGGGGCTGCTGTTCCTGGCCTTCGCGGCCTGGACCGCGTTCGATGCCGACGACGAGGTCGTCGACGGGGCAGACCGCCGTTCGGGCCGGTCGGTGATCGTCACCGTGGTCGTGGCCTTCATCGTGGCCGAACTCGGTGACAAGACCATGATCGGGACCGCCGCGCTGGCCTCCGCTCGCGACCCCATCGCGGTCTGGCTCGGGGCAGCCGCAGGGATGACCGTCGCATCCGGGGCTGCGATCGCGGTCGGCCGGCTGCTGCACCGCCGCCTGCCCGCCGACCGGCTGCGGCTGGTGTCCGCCGTCGCCTTCGCCGTGTTCGGGATGCTCCTTCTGGTCGAGGGGCTCCGGGGCTGA
- a CDS encoding ABC transporter substrate-binding protein: MRKTRWRRHAAALCAIALAASACGNGDDDGGIAADDGNGNGNGAEEIATDVGVTDEPCENAVNEDNGCIYLGVLSDLTVGPFAPLGVQIVEGQRAFWQRVNDEGGIAGYDIDIDTYTRDNEYNPQVHSQLYNEIEPDILALAQTLGTPPTEAILPDMDADDVVGIPASWWSGWNFEESDHGVILESGYSYCLESQIGLDWANDNEGEIGSVQAVGYPGDYGGDSAAGVAAWAEATGAEDLGFAETGPNALVGSQDAAVQQVVSAGADVVVLATGPAETAEIVGGAVAAGFEGRFLGSVPTWNPALMDSPAAPALEAVFTHIGPWEAFTGSSEAHQAMQAALGEGNLPANDGFTFGWIWSYPMKALLEQAAENGDLTRSGVRAAVDGLVVDYEGSLPERTFGEAGEDVRTAVISKPDASEELNLRTEETGVTGPTADAFAYETRCSG, encoded by the coding sequence ATGCGCAAGACCAGATGGCGGCGACACGCCGCCGCGTTGTGTGCGATCGCCCTCGCGGCGAGCGCGTGCGGCAACGGCGACGACGACGGCGGCATTGCCGCCGACGACGGCAACGGCAACGGCAACGGTGCTGAGGAGATCGCGACCGACGTCGGTGTGACCGACGAGCCCTGTGAGAACGCGGTCAACGAGGACAACGGCTGCATCTACCTCGGTGTCCTGTCGGACCTCACGGTGGGACCGTTCGCCCCGCTCGGCGTGCAGATCGTCGAGGGGCAGCGGGCCTTCTGGCAGCGTGTCAACGACGAGGGTGGCATCGCCGGCTACGACATCGACATCGACACCTACACGCGCGACAACGAGTACAACCCCCAGGTCCACTCGCAGCTCTACAACGAGATCGAGCCCGACATCCTCGCGCTCGCGCAGACCCTGGGCACCCCACCGACCGAGGCGATCCTGCCCGACATGGACGCCGACGACGTCGTCGGCATCCCGGCGTCGTGGTGGTCGGGCTGGAACTTCGAGGAGTCCGACCACGGGGTCATCCTCGAGTCCGGCTACTCGTACTGCCTCGAGTCCCAGATCGGCCTCGACTGGGCGAACGACAACGAAGGCGAGATCGGTTCGGTCCAGGCGGTCGGCTACCCGGGTGACTACGGCGGCGACTCGGCTGCCGGCGTCGCGGCGTGGGCCGAGGCCACGGGCGCCGAGGACCTCGGCTTCGCCGAGACCGGCCCGAACGCGCTGGTCGGCTCGCAGGACGCGGCCGTGCAGCAGGTGGTCTCCGCGGGTGCCGACGTCGTGGTGCTCGCGACCGGTCCGGCCGAGACGGCCGAGATCGTCGGTGGTGCCGTCGCTGCCGGCTTCGAGGGCCGCTTCCTGGGCTCGGTCCCGACCTGGAACCCCGCGCTGATGGACTCCCCGGCCGCTCCGGCGCTCGAGGCTGTCTTCACGCACATCGGTCCCTGGGAGGCGTTCACCGGCTCGTCCGAGGCGCACCAGGCCATGCAGGCCGCGCTCGGTGAGGGCAACCTGCCCGCCAACGACGGGTTCACCTTTGGGTGGATCTGGTCCTACCCGATGAAGGCCCTGCTGGAGCAGGCCGCCGAGAACGGCGATCTGACCCGGTCGGGTGTCCGTGCCGCCGTCGACGGCCTGGTCGTCGACTACGAGGGCTCCCTGCCCGAGCGGACCTTCGGTGAGGCTGGCGAGGACGTCCGCACGGCCGTCATCTCCAAGCCGGACGCCTCAGAGGAGCTGAACCTGCGCACCGAGGAGACCGGCGTGACCGGTCCGACCGCGGATGCGTTCGCGTACGAGACGCGCTGCTCGGGCTGA
- a CDS encoding GGDEF domain-containing protein, producing MSSSSSDVAVRQDRLRAITTGRIATVLLLTGLLGTVASDLTDPAGRHLLLLAATVHLGTQVLALAAVRDERFLRPVTELTTIVDVGALAILIAVTGGVASPLGALLLPEVVAVTLLFGRWAGLRVSLLASAVIAWLLVSGPPALGTAAGAIRDVDPATALALEPTVRAVLLLVALWATTTVTGWLADIIERDLRRRTEDLTVLREVTPDLDPRHGPERAAEALAGVLVERLGYRASAVWLSDGGRLVLAGEANAREHPSIDLTARTLNPREGIVAATLADGAIQPVRRDDDRPATLLSLFGPRAPLALAPLRVDDHVVGLIAVEVTPRFGRGPTLRVREVRLLRMLAEHAALLIDNARLQADLADLSVTDAVTGLRNHRFLQQRLGEELDRVGRSAARGDVRALSVALLDLDHFKQVNDTYGHPTGDRVLAAVADAAAHTLRGSDVVCRYGGEEFAIILPDSDVTAARQACERVRAALRELRFTATDGRRFGPVTASIGVTTLSGEAAERSTVLARADEALYDAKHGGRDRVVHDADRTVRIG from the coding sequence ATGTCCAGCTCGTCCTCTGACGTCGCGGTCCGGCAGGACCGTCTGCGGGCCATCACGACGGGCCGCATCGCCACCGTGCTGCTGCTGACGGGCCTGCTCGGCACCGTCGCCAGCGACCTCACCGATCCGGCGGGACGGCACCTGCTCCTGCTGGCGGCCACCGTGCACCTCGGCACCCAGGTCCTCGCGCTGGCCGCCGTCCGCGACGAACGGTTCCTGCGCCCGGTGACGGAGCTGACGACGATCGTCGACGTCGGCGCGCTCGCGATCCTGATCGCGGTCACCGGCGGGGTCGCCAGCCCCCTCGGCGCGCTCCTGCTCCCCGAGGTCGTCGCCGTCACCCTGCTGTTCGGGCGGTGGGCCGGGCTGCGCGTCTCGCTGCTCGCGAGCGCGGTCATCGCGTGGTTGCTGGTCAGCGGCCCGCCGGCGCTCGGTACGGCCGCCGGTGCCATCCGCGACGTCGACCCCGCCACCGCGCTCGCCCTCGAGCCGACGGTCCGTGCCGTGCTCCTGCTGGTCGCGCTCTGGGCGACCACGACGGTCACGGGTTGGCTGGCCGACATCATCGAGCGTGACCTGCGCCGGCGTACCGAGGACCTGACCGTGCTGCGCGAGGTCACCCCCGACCTCGACCCGCGTCACGGTCCGGAGCGTGCTGCCGAGGCGCTCGCGGGTGTGCTCGTCGAGCGACTCGGGTACCGGGCCAGCGCCGTCTGGCTGTCGGATGGCGGACGCCTGGTGCTGGCCGGTGAGGCGAACGCTCGTGAGCATCCCAGCATCGACCTGACCGCGCGCACGCTCAACCCGCGCGAGGGGATCGTGGCGGCGACGCTGGCCGACGGCGCCATCCAGCCCGTCCGCCGCGACGACGACCGTCCAGCCACCCTGCTGTCGCTGTTCGGGCCCCGCGCACCGCTCGCACTGGCGCCCCTGCGGGTCGACGACCATGTCGTCGGTCTGATCGCGGTCGAGGTCACGCCGCGCTTCGGCCGCGGCCCGACCCTGCGCGTCCGCGAGGTACGGCTGCTACGGATGCTGGCCGAACACGCCGCCCTGTTGATCGACAACGCCCGCCTCCAGGCCGATCTCGCCGACCTCTCGGTCACGGACGCGGTCACGGGTCTGCGCAACCACCGGTTCCTGCAGCAGCGCCTCGGCGAGGAACTCGACCGCGTGGGACGCAGCGCCGCCCGCGGGGACGTACGCGCGCTGTCGGTGGCCCTCCTCGACCTCGACCACTTCAAGCAGGTCAACGACACCTACGGGCACCCGACCGGTGACCGCGTCCTCGCCGCGGTCGCCGACGCGGCTGCGCACACCCTGCGCGGCAGCGACGTGGTGTGCCGCTACGGGGGCGAGGAGTTCGCCATCATCCTGCCCGACAGCGACGTGACCGCGGCGCGGCAGGCTTGCGAGCGGGTGCGCGCCGCCCTACGCGAGCTGCGCTTCACCGCCACCGACGGACGGCGCTTCGGCCCGGTGACCGCCTCGATCGGGGTCACGACCCTCTCCGGCGAGGCCGCCGAGCGTTCGACGGTCCTCGCGCGCGCGGACGAGGCGCTCTACGACGCCAAGCACGGTGGCCGCGACCGTGTCGTCCACGATGCGGACCGAACGGTCCGCATCGGTTGA